From the genome of Fibrobacter sp. UWB15, one region includes:
- a CDS encoding Wzz/FepE/Etk N-terminal domain-containing protein, with amino-acid sequence MEKQESVGFIEVCLRLLNNDLKHFKLCAAIVLIPTLVTFILVMWVIKPVYAATAIVTPPSPSQTSLSGLSSMLGGASGMSSLLGFANANEDENAVWTILNSWELHDQVIKEFNLAEHYEFDGDFHADLLKEFRKNFEVEFNKEDMFAITIEDEDFRLAAKMVSFMLEKADSAFNAFKTAQARQSRIYFQSRLDSCEQTLDSLLADFVKFQVDNNFYDPNVQLESTIKYLGALQAKREEVSIEMAFEKADRGEKSKRYDELTKRYQGVNSALHGALKGRHENMGMVALKKSPELGAEYMRRETEIRVQEAMYKLLRQQSEQMRMEEAKMLTNLHVLEPPWENDKKIYPLRGVTLIFVFSVACIIATIVCNLLGYLACESKRGSSVAVEWNAFKGFFKKNKG; translated from the coding sequence ATGGAAAAGCAGGAATCGGTCGGTTTTATTGAAGTCTGTCTTCGTCTGCTGAATAATGACTTGAAGCATTTCAAGTTGTGTGCGGCGATAGTCCTCATCCCTACGCTTGTCACCTTTATTCTTGTCATGTGGGTGATCAAGCCCGTGTATGCGGCAACGGCTATCGTGACTCCTCCGTCTCCGTCTCAGACTTCGTTGAGTGGTTTAAGTTCTATGCTGGGCGGCGCCTCTGGCATGAGTTCGCTCCTCGGTTTTGCCAATGCCAACGAAGACGAAAACGCTGTTTGGACCATTCTCAATTCATGGGAATTGCATGACCAGGTGATCAAGGAATTCAATCTGGCGGAACATTATGAATTCGACGGTGATTTCCATGCGGACTTGCTGAAGGAATTCCGCAAGAATTTCGAAGTGGAATTCAACAAGGAAGACATGTTCGCTATCACCATAGAAGACGAAGACTTTAGGCTTGCAGCAAAGATGGTCTCGTTCATGCTTGAGAAGGCGGACTCCGCTTTTAACGCATTCAAGACGGCGCAGGCAAGGCAGTCTAGAATTTATTTCCAGAGCAGGCTCGATTCCTGCGAACAGACCCTGGATTCCTTATTGGCCGATTTCGTGAAGTTCCAGGTGGACAACAATTTCTACGATCCGAATGTACAGCTCGAATCGACAATTAAGTACCTGGGTGCCTTGCAGGCCAAGCGCGAAGAAGTGTCTATCGAAATGGCATTCGAAAAGGCGGACCGCGGCGAAAAGAGCAAGCGCTATGATGAATTGACCAAGCGCTACCAGGGCGTGAATTCTGCATTGCACGGCGCATTGAAGGGCCGCCACGAGAACATGGGCATGGTCGCCCTCAAGAAGTCTCCGGAACTAGGCGCCGAATACATGCGTCGCGAAACGGAAATCCGCGTGCAAGAAGCCATGTACAAGCTGCTTCGTCAACAGAGCGAACAGATGCGCATGGAAGAAGCGAAGATGCTTACGAACCTGCACGTGCTTGAACCGCCTTGGGAAAACGACAAGAAGATTTACCCGTTGAGGGGTGTCACCTTGATTTTCGTTTTCTCTGTGGCTTGCATTATTGCGACGATCGTCTGCAACTTGCTCGGCTACCTGGCCTGCGAATCGAAGCGCGGCTCCTCGGTGGCTGTGGAATGGAACGCCTTCAAGGGATTCTTTAAAAAGAACAAGGGCTAG
- a CDS encoding O-antigen polymerase, whose protein sequence is MFSWVIEYPVSAALFLVVIFCLFQSWWFKKDFFSPLNVYCFAQCITLAISYLQINRAMSDFKLYTWGVWLLGFLSFASGCIIARLHAKSKALPVNVAQPVAPKRYNWTVHLVLSFGVFCLFLVGVYGVFSVVGNLIIFTDSPAKWMTKDINYGYYALLFNSGPLCVLLFGVAAFKKFNNVQWVRRVAVVMVFVTIAINLMTYPNRTTLFFNVGFFLIFVNYLYKRISPIVIAALLVVAIAVFVSIGSLRDQYGGGSAEGKAMDVVLELPYKYLANNYWNLDYALNPPNDREIHPHTYGIDFFNGIFEYAKLTGSFRNSFHWDDSFNNKIQKVEGFNTVNYLWEVYKDFHLFGVFLFPLLCGIGLTVLHLRLCRPFTPRQILMYTYFIYFVGWWFFTAGYKQGIFCIWGAVIYFVSTVCMWQKRGTEKELPAEPAVSDKVSEQEQAQA, encoded by the coding sequence GTGTTTTCGTGGGTGATAGAATATCCGGTCAGCGCCGCCCTTTTTCTGGTAGTCATTTTTTGCCTATTCCAGTCTTGGTGGTTCAAGAAGGATTTCTTCAGTCCGCTCAATGTCTATTGCTTTGCGCAGTGCATTACCCTCGCTATCTCTTATTTGCAGATAAACAGGGCGATGAGTGACTTTAAGCTTTATACCTGGGGCGTGTGGCTCCTGGGATTCTTGTCGTTTGCAAGCGGCTGTATTATCGCAAGGCTTCATGCGAAGTCGAAGGCGTTGCCGGTCAACGTCGCCCAGCCAGTAGCCCCGAAACGCTACAACTGGACGGTTCACCTGGTACTTTCGTTTGGCGTATTCTGCTTGTTCCTTGTGGGCGTTTACGGCGTATTCTCGGTGGTGGGCAACCTGATCATATTTACGGATAGCCCGGCCAAGTGGATGACGAAGGATATCAACTACGGCTATTACGCTCTTTTGTTCAATAGCGGTCCGTTGTGTGTCCTGCTTTTTGGTGTGGCGGCATTTAAAAAGTTCAACAACGTGCAGTGGGTGCGCCGTGTGGCCGTTGTCATGGTGTTTGTAACGATTGCCATAAACCTGATGACGTACCCGAACAGAACGACTCTGTTTTTCAATGTCGGTTTCTTCTTGATTTTTGTGAACTACCTGTACAAGCGGATTTCGCCGATTGTCATTGCGGCGCTTCTGGTGGTTGCCATCGCGGTTTTCGTATCGATCGGTAGCCTTCGTGACCAGTACGGTGGCGGCTCTGCCGAAGGCAAGGCGATGGATGTGGTTCTGGAACTGCCTTACAAGTACCTGGCGAACAATTACTGGAATTTGGATTATGCCCTGAACCCGCCGAATGATCGCGAAATCCATCCGCATACATACGGAATCGATTTCTTTAACGGCATTTTCGAATATGCGAAACTCACGGGTTCATTCAGGAACAGTTTTCACTGGGACGATTCCTTCAACAATAAGATCCAGAAAGTGGAGGGGTTCAATACGGTGAACTACCTTTGGGAAGTTTACAAGGATTTCCACCTGTTCGGAGTGTTCCTGTTTCCGCTCTTGTGCGGGATCGGCCTCACGGTACTTCATTTGCGCTTATGTAGACCCTTTACCCCGCGGCAGATTCTGATGTATACCTATTTCATCTACTTTGTGGGATGGTGGTTCTTTACGGCGGGTTACAAGCAGGGCATTTTCTGCATCTGGGGTGCGGTGATTTATTTTGTTTCTACCGTGTGTATGTGGCAAAAGCGCGGCACGGAAAAAGAATTACCAGCGGAACCTGCGGTTTCTGACAAAGTAAGCGAGCAGGAACAGGCTCAGGCATAA
- a CDS encoding oligosaccharide flippase family protein has protein sequence MQALRNIKIGVFISLVNVLIQGVSVLVQNLIANNLGIVKFGSFGILQSDYTIFCALADFGMATLILAFFGKRATSGALFTNVLQLRLFMTTVAAIAMVVFAFTVRRGSDVFEGELVLALGLLFQHAFFDWYFICGNFWKKLLISKVLHTLSYCTVMGIALWVLKLDSIPLIALAMVIAALPAFGFGVGQAFTLKIFRIGLHTVQFFKLMFKSACPYALSSIASFAYLPVGLYTVAHFTTPEFLGAYNFSHKLVILASGLMVHFISSSLITLHQTDTRVLHLRDQAVFTLFIAAATTPFWLFPQYTLRIIFFAAPWTPDVLETSCYCLRILACSLILQATRMGMISTLLKEKRTWLYGTMITIGGVINIAVCIGGASLLKAPYIPALTLSGDLCLSLFLLAYFVRNRRFRW, from the coding sequence ATGCAAGCACTCAGAAACATCAAGATAGGCGTTTTCATATCTCTGGTCAATGTCCTCATCCAGGGCGTTTCTGTCCTTGTCCAGAACCTTATCGCAAACAATTTGGGAATTGTCAAATTCGGTTCCTTCGGAATCTTGCAAAGCGACTACACCATCTTCTGCGCCCTCGCCGATTTTGGAATGGCAACGCTGATTCTCGCCTTTTTCGGCAAGCGCGCCACTAGCGGAGCCCTGTTCACCAATGTTTTGCAACTCAGGCTCTTCATGACAACCGTAGCGGCCATCGCCATGGTCGTCTTCGCATTCACCGTCCGAAGAGGGAGCGATGTCTTCGAAGGCGAACTGGTTCTTGCACTTGGGTTACTCTTCCAGCACGCTTTCTTTGACTGGTACTTCATTTGCGGCAACTTCTGGAAAAAACTCCTGATTTCCAAAGTTCTCCATACGCTGTCCTACTGCACCGTCATGGGGATCGCCCTCTGGGTACTCAAACTCGATTCTATTCCATTGATTGCGCTTGCCATGGTCATCGCGGCTCTGCCCGCCTTCGGTTTCGGCGTCGGCCAGGCATTCACCTTGAAGATCTTCCGTATCGGCTTGCATACCGTACAATTCTTCAAGCTCATGTTCAAGTCGGCATGTCCCTACGCACTTTCGAGTATCGCAAGCTTTGCCTACCTGCCCGTAGGCCTTTATACGGTCGCACACTTTACGACACCCGAATTCCTGGGTGCCTATAACTTCTCGCACAAGCTTGTCATTCTCGCCTCGGGGCTCATGGTACATTTCATTTCGTCGAGCCTCATAACGCTCCACCAAACCGATACACGCGTCCTCCACTTGCGCGACCAAGCCGTATTCACACTTTTCATCGCCGCAGCAACGACACCCTTCTGGCTGTTTCCGCAATACACGCTCCGGATTATTTTCTTTGCCGCCCCTTGGACACCCGACGTCCTTGAAACCAGCTGTTACTGCCTGCGCATTCTCGCCTGCTCCCTGATTCTGCAAGCGACACGCATGGGAATGATTTCGACCTTGCTCAAGGAAAAACGCACATGGCTCTACGGCACCATGATTACCATTGGCGGCGTGATAAATATTGCAGTCTGTATCGGTGGCGCAAGCCTGCTCAAGGCGCCCTACATCCCGGCCCTCACGCTTTCGGGCGATTTATGCCTGAGCCTGTTCCTGCTCGCTTACTTTGTCAGAAACCGCAGGTTCCGCTGGTAA
- a CDS encoding acyltransferase family protein, producing the protein MEITPTKRQLYPDIACGFLIIHMVFGHITQHAGLWQGQQSLYTFWCSLIFFMMPWFFFKAGMFFREKPILVEFKASAKRLLIPFALFSFFGACLEYAAKMSHEGFTTAGFIRENLHDLLMGGALESNPPLWFLFSLFFARIIFNILFKKLPDYIIAIIGLLAAGAFLYAPLDLPHYFGNISAGLFFLAAGHFLKDKQFKLPFLIASIVTFIAIYAVNNPQVDMHLHHVSGGSYFLWLPASLAGIVILDHIARIRLLEKTRLQLIGKDSMTYYVWHWLVIVCVSIVVKRVLPDASTELKIALYTIACVIILPLTVFIQKHLKSCKHSETSR; encoded by the coding sequence ATGGAAATCACACCGACCAAAAGACAACTCTACCCCGATATCGCCTGCGGTTTTCTGATTATCCATATGGTATTCGGCCACATCACGCAACATGCGGGACTATGGCAAGGGCAACAATCCCTGTACACTTTTTGGTGCAGCCTGATATTTTTCATGATGCCCTGGTTCTTCTTCAAGGCCGGAATGTTCTTTCGCGAAAAACCGATTCTCGTCGAATTCAAGGCCTCGGCAAAAAGGCTCCTGATTCCTTTTGCCTTATTTTCGTTCTTCGGCGCCTGCCTCGAATACGCCGCCAAAATGAGTCACGAAGGCTTTACGACCGCAGGCTTTATTCGAGAAAACTTACACGACCTCCTTATGGGCGGCGCCCTCGAAAGTAACCCGCCGCTTTGGTTCCTGTTCAGCCTTTTCTTCGCAAGAATCATTTTCAACATTCTTTTCAAGAAACTGCCCGACTACATCATCGCCATCATAGGCCTCCTTGCCGCCGGCGCCTTCTTGTACGCACCCTTGGACCTGCCCCATTATTTCGGAAACATCTCTGCAGGTCTATTTTTCCTTGCCGCTGGACATTTCTTAAAAGACAAGCAATTCAAACTTCCATTCCTGATTGCCTCCATCGTAACATTCATCGCCATCTATGCCGTCAACAACCCACAAGTGGACATGCATCTCCACCATGTCTCTGGCGGTTCGTATTTCTTATGGCTCCCGGCCTCCCTTGCAGGCATCGTTATTCTCGACCATATCGCCAGAATCCGCCTACTCGAAAAAACAAGGTTGCAGCTCATCGGTAAAGATTCCATGACCTATTACGTTTGGCACTGGCTCGTCATCGTGTGCGTATCGATTGTTGTCAAAAGAGTCTTGCCCGACGCCTCCACAGAATTAAAGATTGCGCTCTATACCATCGCTTGCGTCATCATCCTCCCCCTCACCGTCTTTATTCAAAAGCACCTCAAATCATGCAAGCACTCAGAAACATCAAGATAG
- the tig gene encoding trigger factor has product MSVEIKETSATVRTLEITIPQADLTAPFEKKLGQYKKQVSMKGFRQGMVPKAMILKQFGGAIRQEAVDEVVNKLVQDALKNANIIPVGQMKVVDFKDDKENDIALKVEVEMDPEIDIKGYADTGVTVPETAVHEEEVKEEYDRLIQMWSKDEHVDRAAAKGDVVVGNYLEVVIDGEKQELPENKEFRSLLGQSASPGFDEGLTGATAGEVKEINFKYPDDHKDERYRGKTAQFKVEITDVREIVPPTMDEEFCKQIGVKDVEELKQNLAEGLANQKQDAAKNKAINEAIDKIIEANPFEVPKARVYDLIKWTLNRNAQSEKDVVEPTEEQLNGLTPEAIREIKKHRILDFVATKEKIKPAQADVDARLKQMADAYHVDFETLKGHFRQSGRINQLRDELRVQMAADFIVGIRPAAEENK; this is encoded by the coding sequence ATGAGCGTAGAAATCAAAGAAACAAGCGCAACCGTGCGCACCCTCGAAATCACCATCCCGCAGGCAGACCTCACTGCTCCCTTCGAAAAGAAGCTGGGCCAGTACAAGAAGCAGGTCTCCATGAAGGGTTTCCGTCAGGGCATGGTGCCGAAGGCAATGATCCTGAAGCAGTTTGGCGGCGCTATCCGTCAGGAAGCCGTGGACGAAGTCGTGAACAAGCTCGTTCAGGACGCTCTCAAGAACGCAAACATTATCCCCGTCGGCCAGATGAAGGTCGTTGATTTCAAGGATGACAAGGAAAACGACATCGCACTTAAGGTGGAAGTCGAAATGGATCCGGAAATCGACATCAAGGGCTATGCCGATACGGGTGTCACCGTTCCGGAAACGGCTGTGCACGAAGAAGAAGTCAAGGAAGAATATGACCGCTTGATCCAGATGTGGAGCAAGGACGAACATGTGGACCGCGCTGCCGCCAAGGGTGACGTGGTCGTTGGTAACTACCTCGAAGTGGTGATCGACGGCGAAAAGCAGGAACTCCCGGAAAACAAGGAATTCCGTAGCTTGCTCGGCCAGTCCGCTTCTCCGGGATTCGACGAAGGCCTCACCGGTGCAACCGCTGGCGAAGTGAAGGAAATCAACTTCAAGTACCCGGATGACCACAAGGACGAACGCTATCGCGGCAAGACTGCCCAGTTCAAGGTGGAAATCACCGACGTGCGCGAAATTGTTCCGCCGACCATGGACGAAGAATTCTGCAAGCAGATCGGCGTGAAGGACGTCGAGGAACTCAAGCAGAACCTCGCCGAAGGCCTCGCTAACCAGAAGCAGGATGCCGCAAAGAACAAGGCTATCAACGAAGCTATCGACAAGATTATCGAAGCTAACCCGTTCGAAGTGCCGAAGGCTCGCGTTTACGACCTCATCAAGTGGACCTTGAACCGTAATGCCCAGAGCGAAAAGGACGTGGTGGAACCGACCGAAGAACAGCTGAACGGTCTCACTCCGGAAGCTATCCGCGAAATCAAGAAGCACCGCATTCTCGACTTCGTTGCTACCAAGGAAAAGATCAAGCCGGCTCAGGCTGACGTTGATGCTCGCCTGAAGCAGATGGCCGACGCTTACCACGTGGACTTCGAAACCCTCAAGGGTCACTTCCGTCAGTCCGGCCGTATCAACCAGCTCCGCGACGAACTCCGCGTTCAGATGGCTGCCGACTTCATCGTTGGTATCCGCCCGGCTGCTGAAGAAAACAAGTAA
- a CDS encoding ATP-dependent Clp protease proteolytic subunit, which yields MIIPTVIETTGRGERAYDIYSRLLKERIIFLGTPINDEVANNVMAQLIFLEYENPEKDITLYINSPGGYVSAGLAIYDTMQHVRPNIATICIGNCASMAAVLLAAGTKGKRYALPHSRIMLHQPSGAATGQSTDIQITAKEIVRTKETLAEIVAKHTGKSIDEVREKTDRDFYMGPEEAKAFGVIDEIFVPRKEGV from the coding sequence ATGATCATCCCTACCGTCATTGAGACCACCGGACGCGGTGAACGCGCTTACGATATCTATTCCCGTCTCCTTAAGGAACGCATTATCTTCTTGGGCACTCCGATTAACGACGAAGTGGCGAACAACGTCATGGCCCAGTTGATTTTCCTTGAATACGAGAATCCGGAAAAGGATATCACGCTGTACATCAACAGCCCGGGTGGTTACGTGTCGGCAGGCTTGGCTATTTACGACACCATGCAGCATGTTCGCCCGAACATTGCGACCATCTGCATTGGTAACTGCGCCTCGATGGCTGCAGTGTTGCTTGCGGCAGGTACCAAGGGCAAGCGCTATGCGCTCCCGCATTCCCGCATTATGCTTCACCAGCCGTCGGGTGCTGCTACCGGTCAGTCGACCGATATCCAGATTACCGCAAAAGAAATCGTGCGCACCAAGGAAACCCTGGCCGAAATCGTTGCCAAGCATACTGGCAAGTCCATTGACGAAGTCCGCGAAAAGACCGACCGCGATTTCTATATGGGCCCCGAAGAAGCGAAGGCCTTCGGTGTCATCGATGAAATCTTTGTTCCGCGTAAAGAGGGCGTTTAA